In Paractinoplanes brasiliensis, the following proteins share a genomic window:
- a CDS encoding NAD(P)/FAD-dependent oxidoreductase, translated as MDVVVVGAGIAGLSCARALAEGGARVRVVERGRVVGGRLASKRYDDRYADIGAAYLVADDPGFAAQVASWQERGLARPWTDTLRVYPGGGPSSGPVRWAAPGGLRSLAADLAEGLDVRLSAPVDAVPEDADAVVLAMPGPQALRLNPPPGIAAAAKAQTWHPVIAAVLTYPSRQWGELRGAFVNEHPVLATVCDDGDRRGDGAPVLVAHSTGELAARHLDDPGAAGPILAGAVGELLRLSEIPTVRVHRWTFAQPDPVDAAYAVDSRVWLCGDAFGRPRVQTAWLSGRAVAHALLSRH; from the coding sequence ATGGACGTCGTCGTGGTGGGGGCCGGGATCGCCGGGCTGTCGTGCGCACGGGCGCTGGCCGAGGGCGGCGCCCGGGTACGCGTCGTCGAGCGCGGCCGGGTCGTCGGGGGCCGCCTGGCCAGCAAGCGCTACGACGACCGGTACGCCGACATCGGCGCCGCCTACCTCGTCGCCGACGATCCCGGGTTCGCCGCCCAGGTCGCCTCCTGGCAGGAGCGCGGGCTGGCCCGGCCGTGGACCGACACGCTACGGGTCTACCCCGGCGGCGGGCCGTCGAGCGGGCCGGTGCGGTGGGCGGCGCCGGGCGGGTTGCGTTCCCTGGCCGCCGACCTGGCCGAAGGGCTCGACGTGCGGCTGTCGGCGCCGGTCGACGCTGTGCCCGAGGACGCGGACGCCGTCGTGCTCGCCATGCCGGGCCCGCAGGCGCTGCGGCTGAACCCGCCGCCGGGAATCGCCGCGGCCGCCAAGGCGCAGACGTGGCATCCGGTGATCGCCGCCGTCCTGACGTACCCGTCGCGGCAGTGGGGCGAGCTGCGCGGCGCCTTCGTCAACGAACACCCGGTGCTGGCCACGGTGTGCGACGACGGCGACCGCCGTGGCGACGGGGCGCCGGTGCTGGTCGCGCACTCCACCGGGGAGCTTGCAGCGCGGCACCTCGACGATCCCGGGGCGGCGGGGCCGATCCTCGCGGGGGCGGTCGGTGAGCTGCTGCGCCTGTCGGAGATTCCCACCGTACGGGTGCACCGGTGGACCTTTGCCCAGCCGGATCCGGTGGATGCGGCGTACGCGGTGGACAGCCGGGTTTGGTTGTGCGGTGACGCCTTCGGCCGCCCGCGGGTGCAAACCGCCTGGCTCTCGGGCCGCGCTGTCGCCCACGCCCTGCTCAGCCGGCACTGA
- a CDS encoding YncE family protein, with product MLKRSVRAALSVAVVAAGTAVAFQLATGSASADDFAMELPIRGFGDVAVDGKHKRIFLSDPTGGQLVTVDYNGKVLATKAGLPGLADLELSHDGSRLYAAWPDGKAVVAFDPAGSAEVARYDTGTDPTTLAQAGGKLWFGDKDGLGSLDLSGPEPVVTTGKQMGGTQWTTVPQLAATPGRPDVIVAAGNTYLQGVYQLLDITTTPPTVLASTQLSRNIDMAFTADGSRLVVADASGTLALSGTDLSRVETYRSTGLGNAVAVRTDGTLAFPARDGAGMHTPGTSEAVREFRLQDPNGEPLSLTGIAGSGLAWEPGGRRLFGIALKSSTAASNPGPWFSLQVLNTLKTVSANLSVPAEVQPGQSYSVTGFVRPAPAGSPLVITRSDAATPGGRRVGPEAVSEDGMFEFQDSQAAPGKVTYTLSFSGDDTYGAVSATESVLVAVPKKAATLTLDRNGSAYNQGTTVTFTAKLGPTGSSRTVEIWADPSGGDQPNRLLRKANVDAKGSLTASLKLTRNTTLSAIFRGDDKTLAKTVKSTVATRASVATTVSRHYKTAKIGSVPTYHFRKTKHPLFTTTMTAYPGRKAYMQIDVLRNGKWIVWGPGWYPLSSAGKVTYELKGTHSVGVRYRVRFAYLYAKSGDTANVSTYGPYRYFTFTK from the coding sequence ATGCTCAAGCGGTCGGTTCGTGCCGCCCTGTCCGTTGCTGTCGTCGCCGCCGGCACCGCCGTCGCGTTCCAGCTCGCCACCGGGTCGGCCAGCGCCGACGACTTCGCGATGGAGTTGCCGATCCGCGGCTTCGGCGACGTCGCCGTCGACGGCAAGCACAAGCGGATCTTCCTCAGCGACCCTACCGGCGGGCAGCTGGTGACCGTCGACTACAACGGCAAGGTCCTGGCCACCAAGGCAGGGTTGCCGGGCCTGGCGGACCTGGAGCTCTCCCACGACGGCAGCAGGCTCTACGCCGCCTGGCCCGACGGCAAGGCTGTCGTCGCCTTCGACCCGGCCGGCTCGGCCGAGGTCGCCCGGTACGACACCGGCACCGACCCCACCACGCTCGCCCAGGCCGGTGGCAAGCTCTGGTTCGGCGACAAGGACGGGCTCGGCTCGCTCGACCTGTCCGGCCCGGAACCCGTGGTGACGACCGGGAAGCAGATGGGCGGCACCCAGTGGACGACCGTCCCGCAGCTGGCCGCCACCCCGGGCCGCCCCGACGTGATCGTCGCGGCCGGCAACACGTACCTGCAGGGCGTCTACCAGCTGCTGGACATCACCACGACCCCACCGACCGTGCTCGCCTCGACCCAGCTCTCCCGCAACATCGACATGGCGTTCACCGCCGACGGCAGCCGGCTCGTTGTGGCCGACGCCTCGGGCACTCTCGCGCTGTCCGGGACCGACCTGTCGCGGGTCGAGACCTACCGCAGCACCGGCTTGGGCAACGCCGTCGCCGTGCGGACGGACGGCACGCTCGCGTTCCCGGCCCGTGACGGCGCGGGCATGCACACCCCTGGCACTTCCGAGGCCGTACGGGAATTCCGCCTGCAGGACCCGAACGGCGAACCGCTGAGCCTGACCGGCATTGCCGGGAGCGGCCTCGCCTGGGAGCCCGGTGGTCGCCGCCTGTTCGGCATCGCTCTGAAGTCGTCCACGGCGGCCTCGAACCCCGGCCCCTGGTTCTCGCTGCAGGTCCTGAACACGCTCAAGACGGTCAGCGCCAACCTGTCCGTTCCTGCCGAGGTGCAGCCCGGCCAGTCGTACTCGGTCACTGGTTTCGTCCGTCCCGCCCCGGCCGGCTCGCCGCTGGTGATTACCCGATCCGACGCCGCCACGCCCGGGGGACGTCGCGTCGGCCCCGAGGCGGTGTCCGAGGACGGGATGTTCGAGTTCCAGGACTCGCAGGCGGCACCCGGCAAGGTCACCTACACGCTCAGTTTCTCCGGGGACGACACGTACGGCGCGGTCTCCGCCACCGAGTCGGTGCTGGTCGCCGTGCCCAAGAAGGCGGCCACGCTCACCCTCGACCGCAACGGCAGCGCCTACAACCAGGGCACGACGGTCACCTTCACCGCCAAGCTCGGGCCGACCGGCTCCAGCCGCACGGTCGAGATCTGGGCCGACCCGTCCGGCGGCGACCAGCCCAACCGTCTGCTGCGCAAGGCCAACGTGGACGCGAAGGGCAGCCTGACCGCGAGCCTCAAGCTCACCCGCAACACGACCCTGTCGGCGATCTTCCGCGGTGACGACAAGACCCTCGCCAAGACCGTCAAGTCCACGGTCGCGACCCGGGCGAGCGTCGCCACCACCGTGTCGCGGCACTACAAGACGGCCAAGATCGGGTCGGTGCCGACGTACCACTTCCGCAAGACCAAGCACCCGCTGTTCACCACGACCATGACGGCGTATCCGGGCCGCAAGGCGTACATGCAGATCGACGTGCTGCGCAACGGCAAGTGGATCGTGTGGGGCCCCGGCTGGTACCCGCTGAGCAGCGCCGGGAAGGTCACGTACGAGCTGAAGGGCACCCACTCGGTCGGCGTGCGTTACCGGGTGCGCTTCGCCTACCTGTACGCCAAGTCGGGCGACACGGCCAACGTCAGCACCTACGGCCCGTACCGGTATTTCACGTTCACGAAGTGA
- a CDS encoding VOC family protein, with amino-acid sequence MTVDLFAGIPVSDYTTAVAWYEQLLGGPPSFLPNDVEAVWELAEHRYLFIEVRPEHAGHALHTIFLSDYDDRLVAIADRGLHPAVTETYDNGVRKATFHDPDGNEIGLGGAPLETPS; translated from the coding sequence ATGACCGTCGACCTGTTCGCAGGCATCCCCGTCAGCGACTACACCACCGCGGTGGCCTGGTACGAACAACTCCTCGGCGGCCCGCCGTCCTTCCTGCCCAACGACGTCGAGGCCGTGTGGGAGCTCGCCGAACACCGCTACCTGTTCATCGAGGTGCGCCCCGAACACGCCGGCCACGCCCTGCACACCATCTTCCTGAGCGACTACGACGACCGCCTCGTTGCCATCGCCGACCGCGGCCTGCACCCGGCCGTCACCGAGACCTACGACAACGGCGTCCGCAAGGCCACATTCCACGACCCCGACGGCAACGAGATAGGCCTGGGTGGCGCCCCGCTCGAGACGCCGAGCTAG
- a CDS encoding fatty acid desaturase family protein, which produces MTTVQRKKSSPIAHLTPEDIEQIGVELDAIRDEVMGSRGERDAAYIRRVIAWQRGLELGSRGVLLFSIFPPAWLVGTAGLSVAKILENMEIGHNILHGQWDWMRDPKIHSTKWEWDHASPAEQWKHSHNELHHTYTNVIGRDNDLGYGIMRVDEDQKWHPAHLGQPFYNFVNACFFEYGIAAYDLELGKNLKSKESRRDPKFRAALKKVRNKIGKQVLKDYIVHPALSGPSFLHTIAANFTANLVRNLWSHSVIMCGHFPNGVETFEKTSIEGETRGEWYLRQMLGSANISGSKAMHLMTGNLSHQIEHHLFPDMPSNRYKEIAPKIQDLFQRYGLSYTSGPLPKQVASAWAKVFRLSLPNRGEAAVRRPVEKKAPAVANRWRRAQAPAAAVPAPAPAATVAS; this is translated from the coding sequence ATGACCACTGTTCAGCGCAAGAAGTCCAGCCCGATCGCCCACCTGACCCCCGAGGACATCGAGCAGATCGGCGTCGAGCTCGACGCCATCCGCGACGAGGTCATGGGCAGCCGCGGTGAGCGCGACGCCGCGTACATCCGCCGGGTGATCGCCTGGCAGCGCGGGCTCGAACTGGGCAGCCGCGGGGTGCTGCTCTTCTCGATCTTCCCGCCGGCGTGGCTCGTCGGCACCGCGGGCCTGTCCGTGGCCAAGATCCTCGAGAACATGGAGATCGGCCACAACATCCTGCACGGCCAGTGGGACTGGATGCGCGACCCGAAGATCCACTCGACGAAGTGGGAGTGGGACCACGCCTCCCCGGCCGAGCAGTGGAAGCACTCGCACAACGAGCTGCACCACACGTACACGAACGTGATCGGCCGCGACAACGACCTCGGGTACGGCATCATGCGCGTCGACGAGGACCAGAAGTGGCACCCGGCGCACCTGGGCCAGCCGTTCTACAACTTCGTCAACGCCTGCTTCTTCGAGTACGGCATCGCCGCGTACGACCTGGAACTGGGCAAGAACCTCAAGAGCAAGGAAAGCCGGCGGGATCCGAAATTCCGCGCCGCGCTCAAGAAGGTGCGCAACAAGATCGGCAAGCAGGTGCTCAAGGACTACATCGTGCACCCCGCGCTGTCCGGCCCGTCGTTCCTGCACACCATCGCCGCCAACTTCACGGCCAACCTGGTCCGCAACCTGTGGAGCCACTCGGTCATCATGTGCGGCCACTTCCCCAACGGCGTCGAGACGTTCGAGAAGACCTCCATCGAGGGCGAAACCCGCGGCGAGTGGTACCTGCGGCAGATGCTCGGCTCGGCCAACATCAGCGGCAGCAAGGCCATGCACCTGATGACCGGCAACCTGTCCCACCAGATCGAGCACCACCTGTTCCCGGACATGCCGAGCAACCGCTACAAGGAGATCGCCCCCAAGATCCAGGACCTGTTCCAGCGGTACGGGCTCTCCTACACCAGCGGGCCGCTGCCCAAGCAGGTCGCCTCGGCCTGGGCCAAGGTCTTCCGCCTCTCCCTGCCCAACCGCGGCGAGGCCGCCGTCCGCCGCCCGGTCGAAAAGAAGGCCCCCGCCGTGGCCAACCGCTGGCGCCGCGCCCAGGCCCCGGCCGCCGCCGTTCCCGCCCCGGCTCCGGCCGCGACTGTGGCCTCCTGA
- a CDS encoding ferredoxin reductase — protein MAVIRNLRSGAWRVVELITTPVVPADYLDVIAPLRNPQILRAKIDAVRPETDRSVTLVLRPGRGWRAHRPGQYVRVGVDIDGVRLWRSYSITSPPGRPDGRVTITVNEVAGGAVSTHLVRRARRGTIVHLDPPTGEFLLDEPRPAKALFVTAGSGITPVMGMLRSALHELTDVVVVHSAGTPDAVVFGSELRALAAAGRIRLIERHTRADGRLKPADVEELVPDLFDRRTWACGPNDMLDDLETHWADSGAADRLRTERFRPVLISSGGGGTVTFTQSGTVVETDGSEPLLDSGEGAGVLMPSGCRMGICFSCVLPLREGAVRDLRDGSLTVAEPGDSIPVQTCISAAAGPCTIGA, from the coding sequence GTGGCTGTTATACGCAACCTCCGGAGCGGCGCCTGGCGCGTGGTCGAACTGATCACGACCCCGGTGGTGCCTGCCGACTATCTCGACGTGATCGCTCCGCTGCGCAATCCCCAGATCCTCCGGGCCAAGATCGACGCGGTTCGCCCGGAGACCGACCGCAGCGTCACCCTCGTGCTCCGGCCCGGCCGCGGCTGGCGCGCGCACCGGCCCGGCCAGTACGTCCGCGTCGGCGTGGACATCGACGGCGTACGGCTGTGGCGTTCCTACTCGATCACCAGCCCGCCCGGCCGCCCCGACGGGCGCGTCACGATCACCGTCAACGAGGTGGCCGGCGGCGCGGTCAGCACCCACCTGGTGCGCCGGGCCCGCCGCGGGACGATCGTGCACCTCGACCCGCCGACCGGCGAGTTCCTGCTCGACGAGCCCCGCCCGGCCAAGGCGCTGTTCGTCACCGCGGGCAGCGGCATCACCCCCGTCATGGGCATGCTGCGCAGCGCGTTGCACGAGCTCACCGACGTCGTCGTGGTGCACTCCGCCGGCACGCCCGACGCCGTGGTCTTCGGCTCGGAGCTGCGCGCGCTGGCCGCCGCGGGCCGCATCCGCCTGATCGAACGGCACACCCGCGCCGACGGCCGGCTCAAGCCCGCCGACGTCGAGGAGCTCGTGCCCGACCTGTTCGACCGGCGCACCTGGGCCTGCGGCCCCAACGACATGCTCGACGACCTCGAGACCCACTGGGCCGACAGCGGCGCCGCCGACCGGCTGCGCACCGAACGGTTCCGTCCCGTCCTGATCAGCAGCGGCGGGGGTGGCACCGTCACCTTCACCCAGTCCGGCACGGTCGTCGAGACCGACGGCTCCGAGCCGCTGCTCGACTCCGGCGAGGGCGCCGGCGTGCTGATGCCTTCGGGCTGCCGGATGGGCATCTGCTTCAGCTGCGTGCTGCCGCTGCGCGAGGGGGCCGTGCGCGACCTGCGCGACGGCTCGCTCACCGTCGCCGAACCGGGCGACAGCATTCCCGTACAGACCTGCATCTCGGCCGCCGCCGGGCCGTGCACCATCGGCGCCTAG
- a CDS encoding PucR family transcriptional regulator, which yields MSETLPDVRTFRLSPAVVMPLRERLPHVATQTIDAIMAEVPAYREAFSGDLGVKIERAVRAALGTFLGLVSRGHGPDPQSPLAPALEAAYALGRGEARNGRSLDALLAAYRVGARVAWHELAAISVSGGQPAATIAHFAELVFAYIDDLSAASVAGHADELASTGRARARHLERLARALLAGENEHKLTEAAQRADWSPPRTLTAVLVPEHASRATLNLLDRRTLQLNEAGPGAPERSVLLVPDADGSRRDALLGLLRGQSVVVGPARPWSQVKASYDRTVRVLGIARLSSGRGVVDTEQHLAELVLTADPQALADLRARMLAPIGDTSDASAAKLVETLRSWLRHQGRREAVAAELFIHPQTVRYRMTQLRELYGDKLRDPSWTTSLIIALSAPDPA from the coding sequence ATGTCTGAAACGCTGCCGGACGTCCGGACCTTTCGCTTGTCACCCGCAGTGGTGATGCCCCTTCGGGAGAGGCTGCCGCACGTCGCCACGCAGACCATCGACGCCATCATGGCCGAGGTCCCCGCGTACCGGGAGGCTTTCTCCGGCGATCTGGGCGTCAAGATCGAGCGCGCGGTGCGGGCCGCGCTCGGCACCTTCCTCGGACTGGTTTCCCGAGGCCACGGCCCCGACCCCCAGTCTCCCCTGGCCCCGGCGCTGGAGGCGGCATATGCGCTGGGACGCGGCGAGGCCCGCAACGGCCGCAGCCTCGACGCGCTGCTGGCGGCGTACCGGGTGGGCGCCCGCGTCGCCTGGCACGAGCTGGCCGCGATCAGCGTGAGCGGCGGGCAGCCGGCGGCCACCATCGCCCACTTCGCCGAGCTGGTCTTCGCCTACATCGACGACCTGTCCGCGGCGAGCGTGGCCGGGCACGCCGACGAGCTCGCCTCCACCGGCCGGGCCCGCGCCCGCCACCTGGAACGGCTCGCCCGTGCCCTGCTCGCCGGCGAGAACGAGCACAAGCTGACCGAGGCCGCCCAGCGCGCCGACTGGTCACCGCCCCGCACGCTGACCGCCGTGCTCGTGCCCGAACACGCCAGCCGCGCCACCCTCAACCTGCTCGACCGGCGCACCCTGCAGCTCAACGAGGCCGGCCCCGGAGCGCCGGAACGCTCGGTGCTGCTGGTCCCCGACGCCGACGGCAGCCGCCGCGACGCCCTGCTGGGCCTGCTGCGCGGCCAGAGCGTCGTGGTCGGCCCCGCCCGCCCGTGGTCGCAGGTCAAGGCCTCGTACGATCGGACCGTCCGCGTACTGGGCATCGCCCGGCTGTCGTCGGGGCGCGGAGTCGTCGACACCGAGCAGCACCTGGCCGAACTGGTGCTGACCGCCGACCCGCAGGCGCTGGCCGACCTGCGCGCCCGCATGCTGGCCCCGATCGGCGACACCTCCGACGCCTCGGCCGCCAAACTGGTCGAGACGCTGCGCAGCTGGCTGCGGCACCAGGGCCGCCGCGAGGCGGTGGCCGCCGAGCTGTTCATCCACCCCCAGACGGTCCGCTACCGCATGACCCAGCTGCGCGAGCTCTACGGCGACAAACTCCGCGACCCGTCCTGGACGACCTCGCTGATCATCGCCCTCTCCGCCCCCGACCCGGCCTGA
- a CDS encoding endonuclease/exonuclease/phosphatase family protein has product MRIVSVNAWGGARYDDLIAWLPEAGADVLCLQEVTRTPGRTGWTHFSDAERALPQRADLFHDVRAALPRHQPFFLVSDSGPVHVDGEAHRQDFGVATLVAERLPVVGVDSEYVHGQFTAHEQWPSTHRPRNALAVRVADPATGRALCVVQAHGLRDSQGKGDSPVRREQARRLAELTRRIARPGDLTVLCGDLNLLPTSETFTILAEAGLTDLVGTSDTRTSSYPKPVRHASYLLISDPSAVKHFEIPPTPEVSDHRPLILDI; this is encoded by the coding sequence GTGCGAATCGTCAGCGTGAACGCCTGGGGCGGGGCCCGGTACGACGACCTGATCGCGTGGCTGCCGGAAGCGGGGGCCGACGTGCTGTGCCTGCAGGAGGTGACCCGCACCCCCGGCCGGACCGGCTGGACCCATTTCTCCGACGCCGAGCGCGCGCTCCCGCAACGCGCCGACCTGTTCCACGACGTCCGCGCGGCCCTGCCCCGCCACCAGCCGTTCTTCCTGGTCAGCGACTCCGGCCCGGTCCACGTCGACGGCGAGGCGCACCGGCAGGACTTCGGCGTGGCGACCCTGGTGGCCGAGCGCCTGCCCGTCGTCGGCGTCGATTCGGAGTACGTGCACGGGCAGTTCACCGCCCACGAGCAGTGGCCCTCGACCCACCGCCCCCGCAACGCGCTCGCCGTCCGGGTTGCCGACCCCGCCACGGGTCGCGCGCTCTGCGTCGTCCAGGCGCACGGCCTGCGCGACTCACAGGGCAAAGGCGATTCCCCCGTACGGCGGGAGCAGGCTCGCAGACTGGCCGAGCTGACCCGGCGCATCGCCCGCCCCGGCGACCTGACCGTCCTGTGCGGCGACCTCAACCTGCTGCCCACCAGCGAGACGTTCACGATCCTGGCCGAGGCGGGCCTGACCGACCTGGTCGGCACGTCCGACACCCGCACCTCGAGCTACCCCAAACCCGTACGGCATGCGAGTTATCTGTTGATCTCCGACCCGTCGGCGGTCAAGCACTTCGAGATCCCGCCCACCCCCGAGGTCTCCGACCACCGCCCGCTGATCCTCGACATCTGA
- the ligD gene encoding non-homologous end-joining DNA ligase — translation MNSAPMLAAAGTLPAGPGWAFEFKYDGVRAITTVGGGRVEARSRNRNDITAGYPELGELPDLLRGREAVLDGEIVALENERPSFALLQQRMHVSPPSPALVSAVPVLYYIFDLLALDGEDLTSRPYVTRRDRLSELGLVGEHVRVPACFAEVDGRTVLRAAELAGLEGVVAKRLDSPYRPGKRSADWTKVPLVKTQEVLVIGWKPGAGRRNGTIGSLLLAVHDERDKLVFAGHVGTGFTDSALRHLQTELAALARTTPPVEGVPREYARHAHWVEPALIGEVAFRNWTPDNRLRHPSWRGLRTDRSPGSIRRAPEPVPPPSQGRVIGAMQTPDGRWRVEAVRRGRQDFFRLIHGDNIVDGLVIATVERLLEEAGVHLADLVDVRVTGREKHGVA, via the coding sequence GTGAACTCAGCGCCGATGCTCGCGGCCGCCGGCACGTTGCCGGCCGGTCCCGGGTGGGCGTTCGAGTTCAAGTACGACGGCGTCCGCGCGATCACCACGGTCGGTGGCGGCCGGGTCGAGGCCCGCTCGCGCAACCGCAACGACATCACGGCCGGCTATCCGGAGCTGGGGGAGCTGCCCGATCTGCTGCGGGGGCGCGAGGCGGTCCTCGACGGCGAGATCGTGGCGCTGGAGAACGAACGGCCCTCGTTCGCCCTGCTGCAGCAGCGCATGCACGTCTCCCCGCCCAGCCCGGCCCTGGTCAGCGCGGTCCCGGTGCTCTACTACATCTTCGACCTGCTCGCCCTCGACGGCGAGGACCTCACTTCCCGGCCGTACGTGACCCGGCGTGACCGCCTCAGCGAACTCGGGCTGGTCGGCGAGCACGTCCGCGTCCCGGCCTGCTTCGCCGAGGTCGACGGCCGCACGGTGCTGCGCGCGGCCGAGCTGGCCGGGCTCGAAGGCGTGGTCGCCAAGCGGCTCGACTCGCCGTACCGGCCCGGGAAACGCTCCGCCGACTGGACCAAGGTGCCGCTGGTCAAGACGCAGGAGGTGCTGGTCATCGGCTGGAAGCCCGGAGCCGGCCGCCGCAACGGCACGATCGGCTCGCTGCTGCTGGCCGTGCACGACGAACGCGACAAGCTCGTCTTCGCCGGGCACGTCGGCACCGGCTTCACCGACAGCGCCCTGCGCCACCTGCAGACCGAACTGGCCGCGCTGGCCCGCACCACACCGCCGGTCGAGGGCGTGCCCCGCGAGTACGCCCGCCACGCCCATTGGGTCGAGCCCGCCCTGATCGGCGAGGTCGCCTTCCGCAACTGGACGCCCGACAACCGCCTGCGGCACCCGTCGTGGCGCGGGCTGCGCACCGACCGCTCGCCGGGTTCGATCCGCCGCGCCCCCGAGCCCGTGCCGCCGCCGAGCCAGGGGCGGGTGATCGGCGCGATGCAGACCCCGGACGGCCGGTGGCGGGTCGAGGCCGTCCGCCGCGGCCGGCAGGACTTCTTCCGCCTCATCCACGGCGACAACATCGTCGACGGCCTGGTCATCGCCACCGTCGAGCGCCTGCTGGAGGAGGCCGGCGTGCACCTGGCCGACCTCGTCGACGTCCGGGTGACCGGCCGCGAGAAGCACGGCGTCGCATAG
- a CDS encoding cold-shock protein translates to MVTGTVKWFNGDKGFGFITQDDGGADVFAHFSAIASSGYRSLDENQRVEFDVEQGAKGLQAANIRPL, encoded by the coding sequence ATGGTTACCGGCACCGTGAAGTGGTTCAACGGCGACAAGGGATTCGGCTTCATCACCCAGGACGACGGTGGCGCCGACGTGTTCGCCCACTTCTCGGCCATCGCGTCGTCGGGCTACCGCAGCCTCGACGAGAACCAGCGCGTCGAGTTCGATGTCGAGCAGGGCGCCAAGGGCCTGCAGGCCGCGAACATTCGCCCGCTCTGA
- a CDS encoding dihydrofolate reductase family protein, which translates to MTAVYTWDVFSTLDGYGSFVEGADWGGYWSKQGPELLAHRAAIFETGQRMVYGATTFREMAQIMAGDDPNALDEWNVRTMRSPATVISSTLTGTLGWPDATVVSGDAVEIVTRLKQESDVPLRSQASLKLNWALMAAGLVDRLQITIFPVVSGRTGTSPVLGGAGDFDLELLESRTFDNRSLQLTYRPTPHQVSGTRAMAFSTRLPPDSGR; encoded by the coding sequence ATGACCGCCGTTTACACCTGGGACGTCTTCTCCACCCTTGACGGGTACGGCTCGTTCGTCGAGGGGGCCGACTGGGGTGGCTACTGGAGCAAGCAGGGCCCCGAGCTGCTCGCGCACCGGGCCGCCATCTTCGAGACCGGCCAGCGGATGGTCTACGGGGCCACCACGTTCCGCGAGATGGCTCAGATCATGGCGGGCGACGACCCGAACGCGCTCGACGAGTGGAACGTCCGCACGATGCGCTCGCCCGCCACGGTGATCTCGTCGACGCTGACCGGCACGCTGGGCTGGCCCGACGCGACCGTCGTGAGCGGCGACGCCGTCGAGATCGTGACCCGCCTCAAGCAGGAGTCGGACGTCCCGCTGCGCTCACAGGCCAGCCTGAAACTGAACTGGGCCCTGATGGCCGCCGGCCTGGTCGACCGCCTGCAGATCACGATTTTCCCGGTCGTTTCCGGCCGTACGGGCACCAGCCCCGTCCTCGGCGGCGCGGGCGACTTCGACCTCGAGCTGCTCGAAAGCCGGACCTTCGACAACCGCAGCCTGCAACTGACCTACCGCCCCACCCCGCACCAGGTCAGCGGCACCCGGGCGATGGCGTTCTCGACCAGGCTGCCGCCGGACTCCGGACGGTAG